A segment of the Lelliottia amnigena genome:
CATGAACTCGGTACGGAAGCCGATCAGGCCACGTGCCGGGATCAGGTAATCCAGACGAATACGGCCTTTGCCGTCAGGGATCATGTCTTTAACATCACCCTTACGCTCGCCCATTGCCTGCATCACAGAACCCTGGTGCTGTTCTTCGATATCCAGCGTCACGTTCTCGAACGGCTCTTGCATACGGCCGTCGATCATGCGGTTGATAACTTTCGGACGGGACACAGCCAGTTCGAAGCCTTCACGACGCATGTTTTCGATAAGAACAGACAGGTGCAGCTCACCACGACCGGATACACGGAACGCGTCCGCATCTTCGGTTTCTTCAACACGCAGTGCCACGTTGTGCACCAGCTCTTTGTTCAGGCGGTCAAGAATCTGACGAGAGGTAACATATTTACCTTCTTTGCCACAGAACGGAGAGGTGTTGACGTTGAAGAACATGGTGACTGTTGGTTCATCAACAGACAGCGCTGGCAGCGCTTCGACATTTTGCGGATCGCAAAGGGTGTCGGAGATGTTCAGTTCGCCCAGACCGGTGATCGCGATGATATCGCCCGCTTCAGCTTCGGTGGATTCAATACGCTCCAGACCGAGGTGAGTCAGAACTTTACCCACTTTACCGTTACGTGTTTTACCTTCGCTGTCGATCAGAGTGATCTGCTGGTTAGGTTTAACACGGCCACGTTTGATACGACCGATGCCGATTACGCCAACGTAATTGTTGTAATCCAGCTGGGAGATTTGCATCTGGAACGGACCGTCAAGATCTACGCTCGGTGCTTTAACGTGGTCAACGATAGCCTGGTACAGCGGGGTCATGTCTTCCGCCATATCAGTGTGGTCGTTGCCCGCGATACCCATCAATGCTGATGCATAGATGATTGGGAAATCGAGTTGCTCGTCGCTTGCATCCAGGTTTACGAACAGGTCGAAGACCTGATCCACAACCCAGTCAGGACGCGCGCCAGGACGGTCAACTTTGTTGATAACCACGATTGGCTTCAAACCATGGGCAAATGCCTTTTTGGTTACGAAGCGCGTCTGCGGCATTGGGCCATCCATTGCGTCAACGACCAGCAGAACGGAGTCTACCATGGACATCACACGTTCAACTTCACCACCGAAGTCGGCGTGCCCTGGGGTATCAACGATGTTGATACGGTAGTCATTCCATTTGATAGCGGTGTTTTTAGCGAGGATGGTAATCCCACGCTCTTTCTCCAAATCGTTGGAGTCCATCACGCGTTCGGTGGCTTCTGCACGTTCATTGCTGAAAGTACCGGATTGCTGTAGCAGCTTGTCAACCAGGGTAGTTTTACCATGGTCAACGTGCGCGATGATGGCGATATTACGCAGATTTTCGATCACAACTTTGCCTCAGGCATTTAGAAATAGCGCGTTATTGTACACGGATTAATCGCAGGACTAAACAGGATCACAAACATCCTCCGCAAACAAGTATTGCAGAGTTGCTTTGTGATCGCTTTCACGCAGCGTAAAAAGTGCACTTTAACGGAAATCGCACCATTATGGTGCTCAATGTTCACATTGAAGCACTATAATGGTGCAATGTGACGTTCGTGGTGCAGGTCGTTTGCACTATGGTGTGCATGATAACGCCTTTTGGGGGTAATTTGAAAGTTGGCACAGATTTCGCTTTATAAAAATACGGCAAAAAGATGGCGACGACGCCAGCCTTAAACAGAATTGAAGACCTCGTTACCACGACGACAATGACCAATCCGGGAGAGTTAAGTATGTCCGCTGAACACGTTTTGACGATGCTGAACGAACATGAAGTGAAGTTTGTTGATCTGCGCTTCACCGATACCAAAGGCAAAGAACAGCACGTCACAATTCCTGCTCACCAGGTAAATGCCGAATTCTTCGAAGAAGGCAAAATGTTTGACGGCTCCTCTATCGGTGGCTGGAAAGGCATTAACGAATCCGACATGGTGCTGATGCCAGATTCAACGACTGCGCTCATTGACCCGTTCTACGAAGAGTCTACCCTGATTATCCGTTGCGACATTCTTGAGCCAGGCACGCTGCAGGGCTACGATCGCGACCCACGCTCCATCGCGAAACGCGCTGAAGAGTACCTGCGCTCCACTGGCATTGCAGACACCGTTCTGTTTGGGCCAGAGCCAGAATTCTTCCTGTTCGACGACATTCGTTTTGGTGCGTCCATTTCTGGTTCCCACGTCGCTATCGATGATATCGAAGGCGCATGGAACTCCTCCACCAAATACGAAGGCGGCAACAAAGGTCACCGTCCTGGCGTGAAAGGCGGTTACTTCCCGGTTCCTCCGGTCGATTCTTCACAGGACATCCGCTCTACCATGTGTCTGATCATGGAAGAGATGGGCCTGGTGGTTGAAGCTCACCACCACGAAGTGGCCACTGCGGGCCAGAACGAAATCGCGACCCGCTTTAACACCATGACCAAAAAAGCGGATGAAATTCAGATTTACAAATATGTGGTGCACAACGTTGCTCACCGCTTCGGCAAAACCGCGACCTTTATGCCAAAACCTATGTTTGGCGACAACGGTTCCGGTATGCACTGCCACATGTCCCTGTCCAAGAACGGCGTAAACCTGTTCTCTGGTGACAAATATGCGGGTCTGTCTGAGCAGGCGCTGTTCTACATCGGCGGTGTTATCAAGCACGCTAAAGCGATTAACGCCCTGGCAAACCCAACGACCAACTCCTACAAGCGTCTGGTCCCGGGTTATGAAGCCCCTGTTATGCTGGCTTACTCCGCACGTAACCGTTCTGCTTCTATCCGTATCCCAGTGGTGGCATCTCCGAAAGCACGTCGTATCGAAGTGCGTTTCCCGGATCCAGCGGCTAACCCATACCTGTGCTTCGCAGCGCTGCTGATGGCGGGTCTGGACGGCATTAAGAACAAAATCCATCCAGGCGAAGCCATGGATAAAAACCTGTATGACCTGCCGCCAGAAGAAGCGAAAGAGATCCCACAGGTTGCCGGTTCTCTGGAAGAAGCACTGAACGCGCTGGACGCTGACCGCGAGTTCCTGACGGCTGGCGGCGTGTTCACTGACGATGCAATCGATGCTTACATCGGCCTGCGTATCGAAGAGAACGACCGCGTACGCATGACTCCACACCCGGTTGAGTTCGAGCTGTACTACAGCGTTTAAGAAATAAATACTCGGTGGATTTCTTGTCGCAACAAGGCGGCAGCTGGTGAGAGGCAGAATGCCTCTCATACATCCCCAGGCGCATAGATAACGATGTGACTGGGGTGAGCAAAGGCGGCCAACGCCGTTGTGGCGAGAAAAACGCGAGAAGATTTTTGTTGCCGTGGAAACTTTCAGCCCATCTTCGGATGGGCTTTTTTCTCCACCAACAGACTGATCTGACGCGCTTTTTACAACGAAAAAGCTATACTGCACTAAATTAGTGCACCTACTCCAGGAGACTGCTGAATGGCAACTGGCGCGCTGCCCGATGCTGGGCAGATCCTCAATTCTTTAATCAACAGCATCTTACTTGTCGATGATGAGCTGGCGGTCCATTACGCCAACCCTGCGGCGCAGCAGCTGCTCGCCCAAAGCTCACGCAAATTATTCGGCACACCCTTGCCGGAACTGTTGAGTTATTTTTCGCTGAATATCCCGTTGATGCAGGAAAGTTTGGCTGCGGGTCAGGGATTTACCGATAACGAAGTGACCCTGGTGATTGACGGACGCTCGCATATCCTCTCGTTAACGGCACAACGTTTGCCGGACGGCCTGATTTTACTGGAAATGGCGCCGATGGATAATCTGCGTCGGCTCAGTCAGGAACAGCTTCAGCATGCACAGCAGATTGCTGCACGCGATCTGGTGAGAGGCCTTGCGCATGAAATCAAAAACCCATTAGGCGGTTTACGGGGCGCAGCGCAGCTGTTAACCAAAGCGCTGCCGGACCTGCGCTGGCGGAATATACCAACGTCATCATTGAGCAGGCCGATCGCCTGCGCAATCTGGTTGACCGATTACTTGGGCCGCAGCAGCCGGGTATGCACGTGACGGAAAGTATTCATAAAGTGGCGGAGCGGGTCGTGAAGCTGGTGTCGATGGAGCTCCCGCCGAACGTCAAACTGATTCGCGATTACGATCCGAGCCTGCCGGAATTGCCGCATGACCCCGACCAGGTTGAGCAAGTTCTGCTCAATATCGTGCGCAATGCCCTACAGGCCCTCGGCCCCGAAGGCGGCGAAATTATCCTGCGTACCCGCACGGCATTCCAGTTGACGCTGCACGGCGTGCGCTATCGCCTGGCGGCGAGAATCGACGTTGAGGACAACGGGCCGGGCATTCCGTCGCATCTTCAGGATACGCTTTTCTACCCGATGGTGAGCGGCCGCGAAGGCGGCACCGGGCTTGGGTTGTCCATTGCCCGCAATTTGATCGACCAACACTCCGGCAAAATTGAATTTACCAGTTGGCCGGGTCATACCGAGTTTTCGGTTTACCTGCCAATAAAAAAATAAGGTGACGACGATGCAACGAGGGATAGTCTGGGTAGTCGATGATGATAGTTCCATACGCTGGGTGCTCGAACGCGCGCTTACCGGAGCAGGATTAAACTGCACCACCTTTGAAAGCGGTAGCGAAGTGCTCGACGCGCTCATCACCAAAACCCCGGACGTGCTGCTTTCTGATATTCGCATGCCGGGAATGGACGGGCTTGCGTTACTGAAGCAAATTAAACAGCGTCACCCGATGTTGCCGGTCATCATAATGACCGCTCATTCCGATCTGGATGCGGCCGTGAGCGCGTACCAGCAGGGTGCGTTTGATTATTTGCCCAAGCCGTTTGATATCGACGAAGCGGTGGCTCTGGTTGAGCGCGCGATCAGTCATTATCAGGAACAGCAGCAGCCGCGCAATGCGCCAGTCTTTGGGCCAACGACCGATATTATTGGCGAAGCACCTGCTATGCAGGATGTCTTTCGCATCATCGGGCGTTTGTCGCGCTCATCCATCAGCGTCCTGATTAACGGTGAGTCCGGGACCGGTAAAGAGCTGGTTGCTCACGCCCTGCACCGCCACAGCCCGCGTGCGAAAGCGCCGTTTATCGCGCTGAATATGGCGGCGATTCCAAAAGACTTAATTGAGTCGGAACTGTTTGGCCACGAGAAAGGGGCCTTTACCGGCGCGAACACCGTTCGTCAGGGGCGCTTTGAGCAGGCCGATGGCGGGACACTGTTCCTCGATGAAATCGGTGATATGCCGATGGATGTGCAGACTCGTCTGCTTCGCGTTTTAGCGGATGGTCAGTTCTATCGCGTCGGTGGATACGCGCCGGTGAAAGTGGACGTGCGCATTATCGCCGCGACACACCAAAATCTGGAGCAGCGTGTGCAGGAAGGCAAATTCCGTGAGGATTTGTTCCACCGCCTGAACGTGATCCGCGTCCATCTGCCGCCGCTGCGCGAGCGCCGTGAAGATATTCCCCGCCTGGCACGTCACTTTTTGCAGGTTGCCGCCCGCGAATTGGGCGTGGAAGCCAAACTCCTGCATCCGGAGACAGATGCCGCATTAACTCGCCTGGCCTGGCCCGGAAACGTGCGCCAGCTTGAAAACACCTGCCGCTGGCTGACCGTAATGGCAGCCGGTCAGGAAGTGTTAATCCAGGATTTACCGAGTGAGTTGTTTGAAGCGACGGCGCCAGAGAGCAGCAACGGGCAGTCATTGCCCGACAGCTGGGCGACACTTCTGGCGCAATGGGCGGATCGCGCACTGCGTTCCGGTCATCAAAATTTACTGTCAGAAGCACAGCCAGAGATGGAGCGTACGTTGCTGACGACCGCGCTTCGCCACACGCAAGGACACAAGCAGGAAGCGGCGCGACTGCTGGGTTGGGGGCGAAATACCCTGACCCGCAAGCTGAAAGAGTTGGGAATGGAGTAAGTACAGCTAAAACCGGAGGCTTGAGCCTCCGGTTTTTTACTTAAATCACCCTTGAGAACTGTTGCAGCCTTGCCTTCTGGCGCAGATAAGCGTCAAAACACATGCAGATATTACGAATTAATAAGCGCCCTTTCGGCGTCACCTGAATCTCTTTATCCGTCACATCCACCAGCCCATCTTTCGCCAGCGGGGCGAGCAGCTGTAAATCTTCGGCAAAATGGTCTGCAAATTTCAGATCCCATTGCGCTTCTACCGACTCAAAATCGAGGCGGAAGTTACAGATAAGCGCCTTAATAACGTCACGGCGAATACAATCGTCGCGCGTTAACGCAATCCCGCGCCACAGCGCATTCCCGATGTCATCCACCTGCTGATAATACTGCTTCAGCTCTTTCTGATTTTGCGCGTAGCAGTCGCCGATCATACTGATGGCAGAGACGCCCATGCCCAGCAAGTCGCTGTCGCCCTGAGTGGTGTAGCCCTGGAAATTACGATGCAAAATGCCTTCGCGTTGGGCGACCGCTAGCTCGTCATCCGGGCGGGCAAAGTGATCCATACCGATAAACTGATAGCCTGTTTCCGTCAGTGACGTGATGGTTTCTTGCAGAATATCGAGCTTCTGCTGCGCGGACGGCAGGTCGGCATCTTTAATTTTACGTTGAGCCGCAAACAGCGTTGGCAGATGCGCATAGTTAAAGACGCTCAGGCGATCGGGATTCAGTTCTGCCACTCGTTTAAGCGTGAAGGCAAAGCTTTCGGGCGTCTGCTTCGGTAGGCCATAAATCAGATCAATATTGGTTGAGGTAAAACCGATTTCGCGAGCATGGTTCAACAGAGCAAAAATAAAATCTTCATCCTGCTCGCGGTTAACCAGACGCTGAACCTCTTTGTTGAAGTCCTGGACCCCCATACTCAGACGGTTAAAACCTTCCGCCCGCAGGTGATCAAGGACGTCCAGCTCAATTTCACGCGGATCGACTTCGATAGAAATTTCGGCATCAGCATCGAACCGGAAGTTTGCCCGCAGCAGATCCATCAGACGGCTGATTTGCACTTTGTTCAGATAGGTCGGCGTACCGCCGCCCCAGTGCAGCTGGCTCACATGCCGGCCAGCAAAAAGCGGTGCGCGATGCAGAATTTCCTGCTCAAGCGCATCGAGATAGTAGTCGGCTTTATGCTGCTGGCGAGTCACGATCTTATTACAGCCGCAAAAATAGCAGAGCTTGTGGCAGAAAGGGATGTGAACATACAGCGAAAGCGGGCGCTCAGGATAACGCACCACCGCCTGCTGGAAATCAGCCTCACTGAACGTTTCGGCAAACTCCAGCGCAGTCGGATATGAGGTATAACGCGGCCCGGAATAGTTATATTTTTGGATCAGGGCCAGATCCCAGTCGATGCTCGGTACAGACATGTTCACTCCTTCCGTTGGTGTCGCATTCGTATACGGCGGCCCGTTTTAACCCCATTGCGGGTCATCATTCGGGTGCGCAACAACCTCTGTCGCCGCGACAACCGCCGTAGTTTAACGAATAACCACACCAGATAACATATAACCGGAAGGGTTATAAGCAGGACGATAGTGCCTGCCGGGTGCAAATGTTAGTTTCCACCTTTCAGTAGACGCATCAGGTCGTCCTGCTTCTCTTCTTCTTCGTCGTCTTCATCATCTTCGTAAGAGAGGCCGAGCTGCTGCATCAGTTCATCAATACGGTCTAATTTGGCATCGACCCATTTTTGCTCTTCAGCATTCAGTTTTTCGCCTGCTTCAAGGCGTTCCAGCAGCGCGTCCAGGCGCTCATCATTCTCCAGCATATCCAGCTCTGCCTGCGGTGAAAGCATAGGTTTCTCGCTCTTAGGTTTGTGCTGCTTGACGACTGGGGTGTCTGTCACGCCCAGTGGAATTGGCGTTTTACTGCCGATGCGCGGATCTTTCTGTTTGCTGTTTTGTGCAGCAGAACCTGATGCACTGCTACCATTCGCACGGCTCCCCGCAGAATGCCCACTGTGCTTTTTAACACGTTTGCGATCGCGTGCTTCCTGATTCAGTTCTTCACGCGTTTTGCGGTGCGCTTTTGCCGGGCGTTTTGCGCCCGCTGCAGAGGTCGGTTTTTTCATGATGTCTTGTCTTTAAGCCGTTTTATTCAGTATAGAATTGCGGCGAAATCTAGCAGAAAGCAAGCAAAGAAAAAAGGCGACAGAGCAATCTGTCGCCTTTTTTCCTGACTCACCACCCTAAACGGGTTTTACAATCCCTGTTCGCCAACAACTAACCCTGTTTATCCTTTAGCGGAATCATCCGTGATGCAGTTCCATTTCCCTTTAAAACGCCTCCTGGCGCTCCTGACCCTCATCCTTAAGTCATAATCCTGATGGCATCCTCGCCGTGGGTGCTACTTTACCTTTTTCACTTCTTCTGACAAGTAACGAAAGTGTACAAAAAAAGATTTTAGGAAAATTACTTAAAAATAAGATATTGATTTTAAATGCTTTGGTTAATTTCTCGCCTGGCGTTAGTCTGATATTTCCCATAGCTTTCATGGCGCATATCTCACAATGGATAGGGTATTCACGTACGCCGTATTCGCGAAGGGAAAGCCTTTTGCCTGCATTCAGGTATAATCCCTCACAGAATAAGAATTTTGGAGACAAGTACGTGACTAACTGGAACTATCAACAGACGAATTTTGTCACCAGTGCGCCTGATATCCGCCATTTACCCCCAGATACCGGGATTGAAGTGGCGTTTGCGGGCCGTTCTAATGCCGGGAAATCAAGCGCCCTCAATACGCTGACTAACCAGAGAAGCCTGGCGCGTACCTCAAAAACGCCAGGGCGCACCCAGCTTATTAACTTATTTGAAGTTGCTGAAGGCAAGCGACTGGTTGATTTACCCGGTTATGGCTATGCGGAAGTTCCAGAAGAGGTAAAACTCAAATGGCAAAAAGCCCTGGGTGAATATCTGGAAAAACGCCAGTGCCTGAAAGGTCTGGTTGTGCTGATGGATATCCGCCACCCGCTTAAAGATCTGGATCAGCAGATGATCCATTGGGCGGTAGCGAGTGAAATCCCTGTACTGGTGCTATTGACCAAATCCGACAAGCTGGCCAGCGGAGCACGTAAAGCGCAGCTTAAAATGGTGCGTGAAGCCGCGATGGCATTCAACGGTGACGTGCAAATTGAGACGTTTTCATCGCTGAAAAAGCAAGGCGTAGATGTGTTACGCCAAAAGCTAGACAGTTGGTATAACGGACTGGAACCCGCTGTAGAAGCGGAAGAGTGATAAGAAGCGCGGCGATGCTCGCGCTTTTTTTTGGCCTAAAATTTTCTTTGCCGCAATAAAAAACGCCCCAGTCATTACTGACTGGGGCGGCTAAAATATTCAGCCAAATCCGATTACGTGAAGTAAAAGGTCTGAAAGATAGAACATCTTACCTCTGTACCCTACGCGAATAACTCTACTCTTTTTTTATCGCTGGACAAAGCACTTTTTGTAGTTTTTTTTCACTCTTTACATAGGTAAATCTAATGAATGTCACATAATGCGCGCTGTTATGTTGCTTACTTACATAAAAAGCGCATTACGCATCGAATCATTAGTGAGCCTGATCCCAGTTTTCACCGCTTCCCACTTCCACCAGCAACGGCACATCGAGTGTCATGCTGCTTTCCATCAGTTCATGGATTTTTTTCGAAACGGCTTCCAGATCTTCGTGATGAACTTCGAACACCAGTTCATCGTGTACCTGCATGATCATGCGCACGCGCGGTTTGTCTTTTTCAAGCCACGCATCCACTGCAATCATTGCACGTTTGATAATGTCGGCTGCCGTTCCCTGCATCGGTGCGTTGATCGCCGCTCGCTCTGCTCCAGCTCGACGCGCCGCATTGCTTGACGTGATGTCAGGGAGATAAAGGCGACGGCCATCCAGCGTTTCGACGTAACCTTTTTCCTTCGCCTGCGCGCGAGTGCGTTCCATATATTCCAGAACGCCAGGATAACGCTCAAAGTAGAGATCCATGTACTTTTGCGACTCTTTACGCGGAATATTTAACTGGCGAGAAAGACCAAACGCGCTCATGCCGTAAATCAAACCGAAATTGATCGCTTTCGCGCTGCGGCGCTGTTCGTTGGTCACGCTATCCAGTGGCAATCCAAAAACTTCTGCAGCCGTCGCGCGATGGATATCCTTGCCTTCGGCAAACGCGGTCAGTAAGCCTTTGTCACGCGACAAATGCGCCATGATGCGCAGTTCAATTTGCGAGTAGTCGGCAGAGACAATCAGATAATCTTTCGGCGCGATAAATGCCTGACGGATTCTGCGCCCCTCTTCATTACGAACAGGGATGTTCTGCAGGTTTGGCTCGGTAGAGGATAAACGCCCCGTCGCCGCAACCGCCTGATGATAAGAGGTGTGAACGCGACTGGTTTTTGGGTTGATCATCAACGGCAGCTTATCGGTGTAAGTCGATTTAAGCTTAGCGAGACCCCGGTATTGCAGAATCACTTTAGGTAACGGGTAATCCAGCGCCAGCTCTTCCAGTACCTCTTCAGACGTCGACGGGGCGCCACCAGGGGTTTTCTTCAGCGGCTTGATGCCTTGCTTTTCAAACAAGATAGTCTGCAACTGCTTGGTTGAGGACAGGTTGAACGGCTCACCGGCAATCTCATGGGCTTTTTGCTCAAGCTCGCTCAATCGTAGGGCGAGTTCCTCAGAATGTTTATGCAACACCGCCGGATCGATTTTGACGCCGTTGCGCTCAATGCGCGATATAACGGGCACCAGCGGCATTTCAATATGCTCGAATACATTCAGCGGACCTTCCTGCTTTTGCAGTTTTGGCCACATTTTCAGATGCAGTTGCAGAGTGACGTCGGCGTCTTCAGCCGCGTAACGGCCCGCTTCTTCCAGCGCGATCTGGTTAAACGTCAGCTGATTTTTGCCCTTACCCGCGATCTCTTCAAAGGTGACGGTTTTATGCTTAAGCCAGCGATCTGAAAGCGAATCCATATCGTGGCGACCCGCGACACTGTTTAGAATGTAAGATTCCAGCATGGTGTCATAGGCAATACCGCGCAGCTCAATGCCGTAATTTTGCAAAATGCCGCGGTCAAACTTGAGGTTTTGCCCCACTTTTTTCGCGTTCTCATCTTCGAGAAGCGGTTTCAGTAATTCCAGCACGCGGTCGCGTGAGATCTGATTAGGGGCATCGAGATAGTCATGCGCAACGGGAACATAAGCCGCCATGCCAGGTTCCGTTGCAAATGACAGACCCACCATGTTGGCAGAGATATTATCAAGGCTGTCAGTTTCGGTATCAAAAGCAAAGACGGGCGCTTTTTTCAGTTTTTCAATCCAGGCAATAAGCTGCGACTCTTCAAGCACAACTTCATAGTTCTCATAAGAGAGCGTCGCTGCCTCTTCTTCCACTTCGTCTTCAGCATTGACGACGATAGTGTCTTTTGGCTTCGCGGCAGGTTTGCCGCCCTTAGCTTGCATCCATTTACCGGCTTCGACATCCGTTATCCAGCGCTTGAATTCATATTGCTTAAACAGGCCAAGCAGCTCTTCAGCAATCGGCTGCTGAACCTCAAGCTGTTCACAGGTCAGTTCTAGTTCAACGTCGGTTTTAATGGTCGCCAGTTTGTAAGAGAGGTAGGCCACCTCTTTATTCTGTTCCAGCTTCGCGGCAATGGTCTTCGCGCCACGGAATGTTAAGCCAGCGATTTTATCCGATTCGGCATAGAGGGTGTCCAGCCCACCTAGCCCTTGCAGCAGCGCTTGCGCGGTCTTTTCACCTACGCCCGGCACGCCTGGGATGTTATCCGAGGAGTCACCCATCAAGGCCAGGAAATCAATAATCAGTTCTGGAGGTACGCCATATTTGGTGACGACTTCATCTGGCCCAAGAATGGTATTTGTCATGGTATTGATTAGGGTGATACCAGGGGTCACCAGCTGCGCCATGTCTTTATCACCCGTGCTGATGAGCACCGGACGACCTAATTTTTCAGCTTCGCGCGCCAGCGTACCGATGACGTCATCGGCTTCAACGCCAGAAACGGCAAGCAACGGCAAGCCCATCGCTTTCACCATGGCATGTAGAGGCTCAATTTGCGCACGCAAATCGTCCGGCATAGGTGGACGGTGGGATTTGTAATCTTCAAACAGTTCATCGCGGAACGTTTTGCCCTTCGCGTCAAAAACGACCGCTGCATGCGATGGCTGATACTGAAGGATCAGACTGCGCAGCATGTTCAGCACACCGTACATCGCGCCGGTAGGCAATCCCGCGCTATTGGTCAGAGGAGGAAACGCATGATACGCCCGATAAAGGTAAGAAGAGCCATCGACGAGAATAAGAGGGTTTTCTGGGATCTGAACCATAGTGTACGTGCCTTTAATTAATTTATGGCTCAAGGATGCCACAGACGGATGAAAACATCAGTTTTTAGCGCTGTGTACAGCAAAAGATTTCGCGATCCTCAGGATCCCTCGCAAATTCAAACTGTGGATAACTTTGTGAATACTTTCATGACATAACAATAATCGTATCCTTCAAAATATCAGATTTTATAATTTATGCTTTATGATCAAAGTACTAAGAAAGTATTCCATCCGTATATTTCCGGGCGCTGATTATTTACTCTGTGTGGATATTACCTGCACTAAAATCATTTTCGGGTGAAATACTCTGTCGCAAAATCAGTTCTAAATAATCACTGAGTGAAAGTACATCCGACGCTATGTTTTCTGATAAAATC
Coding sequences within it:
- the engB gene encoding cell division checkpoint GTPase YihA, whose translation is MTNWNYQQTNFVTSAPDIRHLPPDTGIEVAFAGRSNAGKSSALNTLTNQRSLARTSKTPGRTQLINLFEVAEGKRLVDLPGYGYAEVPEEVKLKWQKALGEYLEKRQCLKGLVVLMDIRHPLKDLDQQMIHWAVASEIPVLVLLTKSDKLASGARKAQLKMVREAAMAFNGDVQIETFSSLKKQGVDVLRQKLDSWYNGLEPAVEAEE
- the glnA gene encoding glutamine synthetase, which encodes MSAEHVLTMLNEHEVKFVDLRFTDTKGKEQHVTIPAHQVNAEFFEEGKMFDGSSIGGWKGINESDMVLMPDSTTALIDPFYEESTLIIRCDILEPGTLQGYDRDPRSIAKRAEEYLRSTGIADTVLFGPEPEFFLFDDIRFGASISGSHVAIDDIEGAWNSSTKYEGGNKGHRPGVKGGYFPVPPVDSSQDIRSTMCLIMEEMGLVVEAHHHEVATAGQNEIATRFNTMTKKADEIQIYKYVVHNVAHRFGKTATFMPKPMFGDNGSGMHCHMSLSKNGVNLFSGDKYAGLSEQALFYIGGVIKHAKAINALANPTTNSYKRLVPGYEAPVMLAYSARNRSASIRIPVVASPKARRIEVRFPDPAANPYLCFAALLMAGLDGIKNKIHPGEAMDKNLYDLPPEEAKEIPQVAGSLEEALNALDADREFLTAGGVFTDDAIDAYIGLRIEENDRVRMTPHPVEFELYYSV
- the glnG gene encoding nitrogen regulation protein NR(I) yields the protein MQRGIVWVVDDDSSIRWVLERALTGAGLNCTTFESGSEVLDALITKTPDVLLSDIRMPGMDGLALLKQIKQRHPMLPVIIMTAHSDLDAAVSAYQQGAFDYLPKPFDIDEAVALVERAISHYQEQQQPRNAPVFGPTTDIIGEAPAMQDVFRIIGRLSRSSISVLINGESGTGKELVAHALHRHSPRAKAPFIALNMAAIPKDLIESELFGHEKGAFTGANTVRQGRFEQADGGTLFLDEIGDMPMDVQTRLLRVLADGQFYRVGGYAPVKVDVRIIAATHQNLEQRVQEGKFREDLFHRLNVIRVHLPPLRERREDIPRLARHFLQVAARELGVEAKLLHPETDAALTRLAWPGNVRQLENTCRWLTVMAAGQEVLIQDLPSELFEATAPESSNGQSLPDSWATLLAQWADRALRSGHQNLLSEAQPEMERTLLTTALRHTQGHKQEAARLLGWGRNTLTRKLKELGME
- the glnL_2 gene encoding nitrogen regulation protein NR(II), with translation MHVTESIHKVAERVVKLVSMELPPNVKLIRDYDPSLPELPHDPDQVEQVLLNIVRNALQALGPEGGEIILRTRTAFQLTLHGVRYRLAARIDVEDNGPGIPSHLQDTLFYPMVSGREGGTGLGLSIARNLIDQHSGKIEFTSWPGHTEFSVYLPIKK
- the glnL_1 gene encoding nitrogen regulation protein NR(II), whose amino-acid sequence is MATGALPDAGQILNSLINSILLVDDELAVHYANPAAQQLLAQSSRKLFGTPLPELLSYFSLNIPLMQESLAAGQGFTDNEVTLVIDGRSHILSLTAQRLPDGLILLEMAPMDNLRRLSQEQLQHAQQIAARDLVRGLAHEIKNPLGGLRGAAQLLTKALPDLRWRNIPTSSLSRPIACAIWLTDYLGRSSRVCT
- the yihI gene encoding GTPase activator: MKKPTSAAGAKRPAKAHRKTREELNQEARDRKRVKKHSGHSAGSRANGSSASGSAAQNSKQKDPRIGSKTPIPLGVTDTPVVKQHKPKSEKPMLSPQAELDMLENDERLDALLERLEAGEKLNAEEQKWVDAKLDRIDELMQQLGLSYEDDEDDEEEEKQDDLMRLLKGGN
- the hemN_2 gene encoding oxygen-independent coproporphyrinogen-III oxidase, giving the protein MSVPSIDWDLALIQKYNYSGPRYTSYPTALEFAETFSEADFQQAVVRYPERPLSLYVHIPFCHKLCYFCGCNKIVTRQQHKADYYLDALEQEILHRAPLFAGRHVSQLHWGGGTPTYLNKVQISRLMDLLRANFRFDADAEISIEVDPREIELDVLDHLRAEGFNRLSMGVQDFNKEVQRLVNREQDEDFIFALLNHAREIGFTSTNIDLIYGLPKQTPESFAFTLKRVAELNPDRLSVFNYAHLPTLFAAQRKIKDADLPSAQQKLDILQETITSLTETGYQFIGMDHFARPDDELAVAQREGILHRNFQGYTTQGDSDLLGMGVSAISMIGDCYAQNQKELKQYYQQVDDIGNALWRGIALTRDDCIRRDVIKALICNFRLDFESVEAQWDLKFADHFAEDLQLLAPLAKDGLVDVTDKEIQVTPKGRLLIRNICMCFDAYLRQKARLQQFSRVI
- the typA gene encoding GTP-binding protein TypA encodes the protein MIENLRNIAIIAHVDHGKTTLVDKLLQQSGTFSNERAEATERVMDSNDLEKERGITILAKNTAIKWNDYRINIVDTPGHADFGGEVERVMSMVDSVLLVVDAMDGPMPQTRFVTKKAFAHGLKPIVVINKVDRPGARPDWVVDQVFDLFVNLDASDEQLDFPIIYASALMGIAGNDHTDMAEDMTPLYQAIVDHVKAPSVDLDGPFQMQISQLDYNNYVGVIGIGRIKRGRVKPNQQITLIDSEGKTRNGKVGKVLTHLGLERIESTEAEAGDIIAITGLGELNISDTLCDPQNVEALPALSVDEPTVTMFFNVNTSPFCGKEGKYVTSRQILDRLNKELVHNVALRVEETEDADAFRVSGRGELHLSVLIENMRREGFELAVSRPKVINRMIDGRMQEPFENVTLDIEEQHQGSVMQAMGERKGDVKDMIPDGKGRIRLDYLIPARGLIGFRTEFMTMTSGTGLLYSTFSHYDDVKPGEIGQRQNGVLISNGQGKAVAFALFSLQDRGKLFLGHGAEVYEGQIIGIHSRSNDLTVNCLTGKKLTNMRASGTDEATTLVPALKMSLEQALEFIDDDELVEVTPTSVRIRKRHLTENDRKRAGRGSKD